A genome region from Columba livia isolate bColLiv1 breed racing homer chromosome 2, bColLiv1.pat.W.v2, whole genome shotgun sequence includes the following:
- the NUP42 gene encoding nucleoporin NUP42 — protein MAICQFFLQGRCRFGERCWNEHPRGGGGAGRYGPSAPHYQGTNRGGGWDTANQRYTNVIQPSTFKSNTWGGSRDHGRGFFSSSDSGSSGGSSRNADFSQNRFSALMNSQNITDGYKDEEERLLESVVKDMEIWESSGQWIFSSYSPMKEKPNVSGFSDFSPEELHLEYYNCRANNNIQNYINSVQQLANKWKNRLLQLKNVNASTKAALLSELKNMVTQPSPSFGFGEWQTSSFGSSSFPVNSSSTSASSFSFKTSSSLISASSGNPPAFGSSSAGCNPPAFGVTSPPSVSHSVGFGSPAAPSAASFSFKTSETSSGFGTSGFSGFGSSSAVNSSGSASFPAFGAFNAAVAASASHSSSALFGQTASASGHNITSASSAATNNTTSEKLFTPKSELSAEELKQFEAKKFTVGKIPLKPPPLELLNV, from the exons ATGGCCATCTGTCAGTTCTTCTTGCAGGGCCGCTGCCGCTTCGGCGAGCGCTGCTGGAACGAACatccccgcggcggcggcggcgccgggcggTACGGGCCCTCTGCACCCCACTACCAAG GTACTaacagaggaggaggatgggatACTGCTAACCAGAGATACACAAATGTTATCCAGCCATCGACATTTAAGTCTAATACATGGGGTGGCAGCAGAGATCATGGAAGAGGATTTTTCAGCTCCTCTGATTCTGGATcatcaggaggcagcagcagaaatgcagaCTTTTCGCAGAACAGATTCTCTGCATTAATGAACAGTCAAAATATCACTGATGGCTATAAAGATGAAGAGGAGAGACTTCT tgAAAGTGTAGTGAAAGACATGGAAATTTGGGAATCTTCAGGACAATGGATATTTTCATCTTACTCACcaatgaaagaaaagccaaatgtCTCAG GATTTTCAGATTTCTCGCCAGAAGAGTTGCATCTGGAGTATTATAACTGCAGAGCAAACAATAACATTCAGAACtat aTCAATTCTGTCCAACAGCTggcaaataaatggaaaaatcgGCTGCTTCAGttgaaaaatgtaaatgcatCAACAAAAGCAGCTTTG ctatCTGAATTAAAGAACATGGTCACTCAGCCATCGCCTTCCTTTGGATTCGGAGAATGGCAAACATCAAGCTTTGGGTCATCAA GCTTTCCTGTGAACAGCAGCAGTACCAGTGCTAGCAGTTTCTCCTTTAAAACAAGTTCCAGTCTCATCAGCGCATCATCTGGAAACCCCCCTGCTTTTGGGAGCTCTTCTGCTGGTTGTAATCCTCCCGCCTTTGGTGTGACGTCCCCTCCAAGCGTATCCCATTCTGTTGGTTTTGGCAGCCCGGCAGCCCCATCTGCAGCCTCCTTCTCATTTAAAACTTCTGAAACAAGTAGTGGTTTTGGAACTTCTGGGTTTTCAGGGTTTGGCAGTTCTTCTGCTGTGAACTCATCAGGCAGCGCTTCGTTTCCAGCCTTTGGAGCTTTTAATGCAGCAGTAGCAGCTTCTGCCTCACATTCAAGCAGTGCTTTATTTGGACAGACTGCCAGCGCCTCTGGACATAACATAACATCAGCGTCGTCTGCAGCCACAAACAATACTACATCAGAAAAGTTATTTACACCAAAGAGTGAATTATCAGCTGAAGAGTTAAAACAATTCGAAGCAAAAAAGTTTACAGTGGGAAAGATTCCTCTTAAGCCACCACCATTAGAACTTTTAAATGTTTAG